The proteins below are encoded in one region of Lactuca sativa cultivar Salinas chromosome 3, Lsat_Salinas_v11, whole genome shotgun sequence:
- the LOC111894298 gene encoding uncharacterized protein LOC111894298, whose product MEEEGSSVRLVRCPKCENLLPELPEYSVYQCGGCGAVLRGKQSTPAREKRPLERSDNEKKEKASLESASVIERENDEFELGRRQGKTVHEKISKLSASSSSKKEKRERFTDSDQIRKRRLDFDQTKVKVFNDWDMNVPNYGESQEIRHPFGPIRSRTVGIHRNSSTVERDRFGNLPYSNEGPSSSHSFGGLNELTRVQDLENDRAQLLQKLDELRTQLTRSCNVTENPNGRLTGSYPWPHQPPHHQYLPPTYHDPFLGYNQDTLFHRPSCSCSQCYNTNWHSNTLPKIRPFPSFNSLPAHDPLTYGQRQLPRHLDTGTGSFGRRYPRRRVILSHGGERVSRPVSGGAPFISCCNCFELLKIPKKLWVMEKNVHKKMKCAVCSSLISITLEDNRIVTSVSSSQQKVNKTKSNPSVHSSRDYDKSGYNFQLADTEPNLSPNEQSPDAAATVIDKASLSMSNENLESQNNDLSQSQRRDEERVLVENKKSLKDALVATEIDVSLTEYLNCEAVSKDKEDDQLRNKKGGTESFFAGLIKKRLKDFSRSSSERVVEKGRSDVFVNGQLLTDRQVKKAEKLAGPIHPGEFWYDPIAGFWGVMNQPCLGIIPPFIEEFDYPLPKNCGAGNTRVFVNGRELNQKDLDLLAGRGLPTTKDKSYIIDISGKVVDEDTGEELDGLGKLAPTVERVKHGFGMKVPKTVVSK is encoded by the exons ATGGAAGAAGAAGGTTCATCAGTAAGATTGGTTCGCTGCCCTAAATGTGAAAATCTTCTTCCTGAGCTTCCTGAGTACTCTGTTTACCAGTGCGGAGGCTGTGGTGCTGTTCTTCGAG GAAAACAATCCACTCCAGCTCGTGAAAAAAGACCCTTAGAAAGATCTGATAACGAGAAGAAAGAAAAAGCTAGTCTAGAGTCTGCTTCTGTTATCGAAAGAGAAAATGATGAATTTGAGCTTGGAAGAAGGCAGGGTAAAACCGTCCacgaaaaaatttcaaaactgtCCGCTAGTTCTTCATCTAAAAAAGAGAAACGCGAAAGATTCACAGATTCGGATCAAATTAGGAAACGAAGGCTTGATTTTGATCAAACCAAAGTGAAGGTTTTCAACGATTGGGACATGAATGTTCCTAACTATGGCGAATCACAAGAAATTAGACACCCTTTTGGTCCAATTAGGTCAAGGACAGTGGGGATTCATAGAAATTCTAGTACAGTCGAAAGGGATAGATTTGGGAATTTACCATATTCAAACGAAGGTCCTTCAAGTTCTCACAGCTTTGGTGGTTTAAATGAGCTCACAAGGGTTCAAGATTTAGAAAATGATAGAGCCCAACTTCTTCAAAAACTTGATGAATTACGAACTCAACTTACCAGATCATGCAATGTAACCGAAAACCCAAATGGAAGATTAACCGGTTCGTATCCATGGCCACATCAGCCTCCACATCATCAATACCTACCTCCAACATACCATGACCCTTTTCTTGGCTACAATCAAGACACCCTTTTTCATCGCCCTTCATGCTCATGTTCACAATGTTACAACACCAATTGGCACAGTAATACCCTTCCAAAGATCCGTCCTTTTCCGTCTTTTAACAGCCTCCCTGCTCATGATCCTCTGACTTACGGTCAACGTCAGCTGCCACGTCATCTTGATACGGGAACTGGTAGTTTTGGTAGAAGATATCCACGAAGACGGGTGATTCTGAGTCATGGAGGTGAACGTGTATCGCGTCCTGTATCTGGTGGTGCTCCTTTTATAAGTTGTTGTAATTGCTTCGAGTTGCTAAAAATCCCTAAAAAACTTTGGGTTATGGAAAAGAATGTTCATAAAAAGATGAAATGTGCAGTTTGTTCTTCTTTAATATCCATAACACTTGAGGATAACAGAATCGTTACTTCAGTTTCTTCATCAcaacaaaaagtcaacaaaaCAAAGTCAAACCCTAGCGTTCATAGCTCTCGTGATTACGATAAATCCGGTTACAATTTCCAGTTAGCAGACACCGAACCAAATTTATCACCGAATGAGCAAAGCCCTGATGCTGCTGCAACTGTAATTGACAAAGCCTCATTGTCAATGTCAAATGAGAATTTAGAAAGTCAAAATAACGATTTGAGTCAAAGTCAAAGAAGGGATGAGGAAAGGGTGCTTGTTGAAAACAAGAAATCTTTGAAAGATGCATTGGTGGCGACTGAGATTGATGTGTCTTTAACTGAGTATTTAAACTGTGAAGCTGTTAGTAAAGATAAAGAAGATGATCAATTAAGGAACAAGAAAGGGGGAACAGAATCTTTCTTTGCGGGTTTGATTAAGAAGAGACTTAAAGATTTTTCAAGATCGAGTAGTGAACGTGTAGTGGAGAAAGGAAGATCGGATGTTTTTGTGAATGGTCAACTTCTGACTGATCGTCAAGTTAAAAAGGCAGAGAAGTTAGCTGGGCCTATTCATCCTGGAGAGTTCTG GTATGACCCCATAGCTGGATTCTGGGGAGTGATGAACCAACCTTGCCTTGGGATTATTCCT CCATTTATCGAAGAATTTGACTATCCGCTGCCTAAGAACTGTGGTGCTGGGAACACTAGGGTTTTTGTGAACGGAAGAGAACTTAACCAAAAAGATTTAGATCTTCTAGCAGGCAGAGGTCTTCCGACGACGAAAGATAAGTCTTATATCATCGACATTTCCGGGAAAGTCGTGGATGAAGACACCGGCGAAGAACTTGATGGTCTTGGCAAGCTTGCTCCGAC GGTTGAGAGGGTAAAGCATGGATTCGGCATGAAAGTTCCGAAAACTGTTGTTTCTAAATGA